DNA from Halorarum salinum:
AGTCCCGGACGAGCAGTCCGCGCGAGCGTCCCGCGTTCAGCCCCTCCACCCAGCGGTTGGCGATGCCGACGAACAACCCGTCCTCGTTGTAGCCGATCCAGGTCCCCCCGGCCACCGCGTCGCGCGGCCCGACGACGCCCGGTTCGAGCTTGCCCGGCGGTTCGGAGGGTCGGTCGGCCGCCTCGTCCCGGTTCGCCGCGACGACGACCGGGGCCTCGGCGAACGTCCGCCACGCGAGGGTGAGCGTGCACATGTCCGTCCGTACGCGGCCGGCGGGGAAAAGGACGGGCGGTCCGGTAGCCCGCTGCCGGACGTCGGCCATCCGTCAGGTCGACCGAAGTCCGGAGCGGCCCGGATAGCCGCCCCGGTTCAGCCGACCAGTTCGTCGACCGCCCGCGTCGCGGCCGCCGCGGCCGTCCTGACCCTGTCGAGTCGAACGTACTCCCGGTCGGCGTGGGCGACAGCGCCCTCGTCGTCCGCGAGGCGGCCGGGGCCGAACACGACCGTCGGCGCCGGCGCGAAGTACGACGCCTCCGTCGCGGCGCCGAACGGTCGCACCTCCCCGTCGCCGCCGGCGCCGACCGCGGCCGCCGCGTCCGCGACCGCCCGGACGAGGTCGTGCTCCGGGTCGGTGTCGAACGCCTCCAGGAACGGGGTTTCTCGCTCGGTGAGCGCGAACTCGACGCCGACGTCGTCGGGAGCCGCCTCGCGGACGGCCGCCGCCAGCGACGCGCGGAACCCCTCGGCCGTCTCGGGCGGGACCGAGCGCCGGTCCAGCGTCATCCGCGCCTCGGCGGGGACCTGGTTGGTCGCCTCCCCGCCCGAGACGCCCGTGGCGACGAGCGTCGGCGGGCCGAGCCGGGGGTGGGGCTCCCGTCCGTCGTCGAACCGGTCGACGGCGGGGAGCGCGTTCCCGAGCGCGGCCACAGCGTTCACGCCGGATTCGGGTTCGGCGGCGTGGGCCGCGCTGCCCGAGAGCGTCAGCGTCCCCTCGAAACGGCCCCGGGCGGCGGTGCAGACGTCGCAGTCGGTCGGCTCCCCGACGACGAACAGGTCCCCGTCGAGGGGGTCGACTCTCGCGTCGCCCGTGCCGGGGCCGCCGACCCCGACGGCCTCGCCGGTCACCAGCGCGTGGGCCCCCGTCGAGTACGTCTCCTCGTCCGGGGTCACGGCGAGGGTGAGCCGACCGCCGGAGGGTTCGACGGCGAGGAACGCGGCCAGCAACGCCGCGAGCGGCCCCTTCGCGTCGCAGGCGCCGCGCCCGCGGAGAACGTCGCCCTCGCGCTCGACCGGCAGCCCCGGCGGAACCGTGTCGACGTGGGTGTTGAGCACGAGGTGGGGTCCCCCGTCGTCGCCCTTGCTCGCCCGGACGTTCCCGGCGGCGTCGACGACCGGGTCCTCCCCGGCCTCCGCAAGCGTCTCGACCAGGAACTCGCGCATCGGCTCGACGGACTCGTGTGAGTCGATCGGGACGGCCCCGGTCAGGAACCCGACCGGATCGAACGCGCGGGTCACGGCTCCGCCTCGAGGGTTCCCTCGGCCTCCCGTTCGGTCGGTCCGGCGAGCGTCGCCGACCCATCGGCCGGCACGGTGACCCGGAGCTCCCCGCCCGGCGGCGACACGGTCGCGGACTCGCGGTCGGTCCGGCCGGTCCGGC
Protein-coding regions in this window:
- a CDS encoding M20/M25/M40 family metallo-hydrolase gives rise to the protein MTRAFDPVGFLTGAVPIDSHESVEPMREFLVETLAEAGEDPVVDAAGNVRASKGDDGGPHLVLNTHVDTVPPGLPVEREGDVLRGRGACDAKGPLAALLAAFLAVEPSGGRLTLAVTPDEETYSTGAHALVTGEAVGVGGPGTGDARVDPLDGDLFVVGEPTDCDVCTAARGRFEGTLTLSGSAAHAAEPESGVNAVAALGNALPAVDRFDDGREPHPRLGPPTLVATGVSGGEATNQVPAEARMTLDRRSVPPETAEGFRASLAAAVREAAPDDVGVEFALTERETPFLEAFDTDPEHDLVRAVADAAAAVGAGGDGEVRPFGAATEASYFAPAPTVVFGPGRLADDEGAVAHADREYVRLDRVRTAAAAATRAVDELVG